The proteins below come from a single Chryseobacterium capnotolerans genomic window:
- a CDS encoding VOC family protein, producing MIELIKTTPAFPVREIDKAVQFYKDKFGFNCRYKEDTFAILVRDNIELHLWASCNYSWKWKSIFLFLKPISSGAESFLAGTHSCRIEVKGVEELYKELKEKRCFTMKKQR from the coding sequence ATGATAGAACTGATAAAGACAACACCCGCATTTCCTGTCAGGGAAATTGACAAAGCAGTTCAATTTTACAAAGACAAATTTGGTTTTAATTGTCGGTACAAGGAAGACACTTTTGCAATTTTGGTTCGGGACAACATAGAGCTGCATTTGTGGGCTTCCTGCAATTATAGTTGGAAATGGAAAAGCATTTTTCTATTTCTAAAACCGATTAGTAGTGGGGCAGAAAGCTTTTTAGCAGGAACACACAGTTGCAGAATTGAAGTAAAAGGAGTTGAAGAGCTGTATAAGGAGCTAAAAGAAAAGAGGTGCTTCACAATGAAAAAACAGAGATAG